In a single window of the Rhodamnia argentea isolate NSW1041297 chromosome 2, ASM2092103v1, whole genome shotgun sequence genome:
- the LOC115755494 gene encoding monooxygenase 1-like isoform X1 — MSEERDIVVVGGGICGLATALALHRKGIRSLVLEGSDTLRATGAAIIMQPNGWRALDQLGVASKLRKTANAIESGRFITIPDGKQEPIPLGGELRCLRRMDLINVLAEDLPSNAIRFGCRVVSVELDPTTSRPLLHLDDGGTIKAKMVIGCDGVRSVVASMVGLNKTGLYSIDVTRGFTRCEDGHGLEKEFVVMSKDGLQLGWLPVDDRLVYWFVTQKWTSPDLDSRVTLAKDPMLLKSSIVEAMNDFPTDAIQMVSDSDLSTVQWTELRYRPPWEILRRSFWKGAVVVAGDAMHSMAPFLAQGGAASLEDAVVLARCLAKKIKLATVGVHRGPRGRPLSFEKPAVEEAFEQFSKERRARVFWLTMETFFVGSILGSSSGIIKLLAVLFMAILFSDKTGHTRYDCGRL; from the exons atgagtgaGGAGAGAGACATTGTTGTCGTCGGCGGAGGTATATGTGGCCTCGCGACCGCGCTCGCTCTTCATAG GAAGGGGATACGGAGCTTGGTGTTGGAAGGATCGGACACTCTCCGGGCCACCGGAGCGGCCATAATCATGCAGCCAAACGGTTGGAGGGCGCTTGATCAATTAGGGGTCGCCTCGAAGCTCCGGAAAACTGCTAATGCCATCGAATC CGGGCGCTTCATAACCATCCCGGACGGGAAGCAAGAGCCTATCCCCCTTGG GGGAGAACTACGGTGCTTGAGAAGAATGGATCTCATCAATGTATTGGCTGAGGACTTGCCATCGAACGCCATAAGATTCGGGTGTCGTGTGGTCTCTGTCGAGCTGGATCCAACCACGTCACGTCCTCTCCTTCATCTCGATGATGGAGGTACCATCAAGGCCAAG ATGGTGATCGGATGCGATGGCGTGCGCTCTGTGGTTGCGAGTATGGTCGGATTGAACAAAACCGGCCTTTACTCAATAGATGTAACGAGAGGGTTCACCCGGTGTGAAGATGGCCATGGACTTGAAAAAGAGTTCGTGGTGATGAGCAAAGATGGACTTCAACTGGGGTGGCTTCCCGTGGATGATCGCTTGGTTTACTGGTTCGTGACTCAGAAGTGGACTTCTCCAG ATTTAGATTCCAGGGTAACGCTTGCAAAGGATCCAATGCTCCTCAAAAGCTCGATCGTGGAAGCGATGAACGACTTCCCAACTGATGCGATACAGATGGTGTCAGACAGCGACCTATCTACCGTCCAGTGGACGGAACTGCGGTACCGTCCGCCGTGGGAGATACTGAGGAGAAGCTTTTGGAAAGGCGCGGTTGTGGTGGCTGGGGACGCCATGCATTCGATGGCCCCCTTCCTCGCGCAAGGCGGCGCCGCCTCGTTGGAGGACGCGGTTGTGCTCGCTCGGTGCTTGGCCAAGAAGATCAAGCTAGCCACTGTTGGAGTCCATCGTGGTCCGAGAGGGAGGCCATTATCATTCGAGAAGCCAGCGGTCGAGGAAGCATTCGAACAGTTCAGTAAGGAGCGTAGGGCAAGAGTGTTTTGGCTGACCATGGAGACTTTCTTCGTTGGGTCGATCTTAGGTAGTTCCTCAGGGATCATCAAGCTTCTGGCGGTGCTGTTCATGGCCATCCTCTTCTCGGATAAAACTGGCCACACCCGTTACGATTGCGGTCGTCTCTGA
- the LOC115755494 gene encoding monooxygenase 1-like isoform X2 translates to MSEERDIVVVGGGICGLATALALHRKGIRSLVLEGSDTLRATGAAIIMQPNGWRALDQLGVASKLRKTANAIESGRFITIPDGKQEPIPLGGELRCLRRMDLINVLAEDLPSNAIRFGCRVVSVELDPTTSRPLLHLDDGGTIKAKMVIGCDGVRSVVASMVGLNKTGLYSIDVTRGFTRCEDGHGLEKEFVVMSKDGLQLGWLPVDDRLVYWFVTQKWTSPDSRVTLAKDPMLLKSSIVEAMNDFPTDAIQMVSDSDLSTVQWTELRYRPPWEILRRSFWKGAVVVAGDAMHSMAPFLAQGGAASLEDAVVLARCLAKKIKLATVGVHRGPRGRPLSFEKPAVEEAFEQFSKERRARVFWLTMETFFVGSILGSSSGIIKLLAVLFMAILFSDKTGHTRYDCGRL, encoded by the exons atgagtgaGGAGAGAGACATTGTTGTCGTCGGCGGAGGTATATGTGGCCTCGCGACCGCGCTCGCTCTTCATAG GAAGGGGATACGGAGCTTGGTGTTGGAAGGATCGGACACTCTCCGGGCCACCGGAGCGGCCATAATCATGCAGCCAAACGGTTGGAGGGCGCTTGATCAATTAGGGGTCGCCTCGAAGCTCCGGAAAACTGCTAATGCCATCGAATC CGGGCGCTTCATAACCATCCCGGACGGGAAGCAAGAGCCTATCCCCCTTGG GGGAGAACTACGGTGCTTGAGAAGAATGGATCTCATCAATGTATTGGCTGAGGACTTGCCATCGAACGCCATAAGATTCGGGTGTCGTGTGGTCTCTGTCGAGCTGGATCCAACCACGTCACGTCCTCTCCTTCATCTCGATGATGGAGGTACCATCAAGGCCAAG ATGGTGATCGGATGCGATGGCGTGCGCTCTGTGGTTGCGAGTATGGTCGGATTGAACAAAACCGGCCTTTACTCAATAGATGTAACGAGAGGGTTCACCCGGTGTGAAGATGGCCATGGACTTGAAAAAGAGTTCGTGGTGATGAGCAAAGATGGACTTCAACTGGGGTGGCTTCCCGTGGATGATCGCTTGGTTTACTGGTTCGTGACTCAGAAGTGGACTTCTCCAG ATTCCAGGGTAACGCTTGCAAAGGATCCAATGCTCCTCAAAAGCTCGATCGTGGAAGCGATGAACGACTTCCCAACTGATGCGATACAGATGGTGTCAGACAGCGACCTATCTACCGTCCAGTGGACGGAACTGCGGTACCGTCCGCCGTGGGAGATACTGAGGAGAAGCTTTTGGAAAGGCGCGGTTGTGGTGGCTGGGGACGCCATGCATTCGATGGCCCCCTTCCTCGCGCAAGGCGGCGCCGCCTCGTTGGAGGACGCGGTTGTGCTCGCTCGGTGCTTGGCCAAGAAGATCAAGCTAGCCACTGTTGGAGTCCATCGTGGTCCGAGAGGGAGGCCATTATCATTCGAGAAGCCAGCGGTCGAGGAAGCATTCGAACAGTTCAGTAAGGAGCGTAGGGCAAGAGTGTTTTGGCTGACCATGGAGACTTTCTTCGTTGGGTCGATCTTAGGTAGTTCCTCAGGGATCATCAAGCTTCTGGCGGTGCTGTTCATGGCCATCCTCTTCTCGGATAAAACTGGCCACACCCGTTACGATTGCGGTCGTCTCTGA
- the LOC115755494 gene encoding monooxygenase 1-like isoform X3 encodes MCINLRDCFPRMSKLSFFTTKCRKGIRSLVLEGSDTLRATGAAIIMQPNGWRALDQLGVASKLRKTANAIESGRFITIPDGKQEPIPLGGELRCLRRMDLINVLAEDLPSNAIRFGCRVVSVELDPTTSRPLLHLDDGGTIKAKMVIGCDGVRSVVASMVGLNKTGLYSIDVTRGFTRCEDGHGLEKEFVVMSKDGLQLGWLPVDDRLVYWFVTQKWTSPDLDSRVTLAKDPMLLKSSIVEAMNDFPTDAIQMVSDSDLSTVQWTELRYRPPWEILRRSFWKGAVVVAGDAMHSMAPFLAQGGAASLEDAVVLARCLAKKIKLATVGVHRGPRGRPLSFEKPAVEEAFEQFSKERRARVFWLTMETFFVGSILGSSSGIIKLLAVLFMAILFSDKTGHTRYDCGRL; translated from the exons ATGTGTATCAACCTACGAGATTGTTTTCCGCGAATGTCAAAGCTGTCCTTTTTCACAACCAAATGCAGGAAGGGGATACGGAGCTTGGTGTTGGAAGGATCGGACACTCTCCGGGCCACCGGAGCGGCCATAATCATGCAGCCAAACGGTTGGAGGGCGCTTGATCAATTAGGGGTCGCCTCGAAGCTCCGGAAAACTGCTAATGCCATCGAATC CGGGCGCTTCATAACCATCCCGGACGGGAAGCAAGAGCCTATCCCCCTTGG GGGAGAACTACGGTGCTTGAGAAGAATGGATCTCATCAATGTATTGGCTGAGGACTTGCCATCGAACGCCATAAGATTCGGGTGTCGTGTGGTCTCTGTCGAGCTGGATCCAACCACGTCACGTCCTCTCCTTCATCTCGATGATGGAGGTACCATCAAGGCCAAG ATGGTGATCGGATGCGATGGCGTGCGCTCTGTGGTTGCGAGTATGGTCGGATTGAACAAAACCGGCCTTTACTCAATAGATGTAACGAGAGGGTTCACCCGGTGTGAAGATGGCCATGGACTTGAAAAAGAGTTCGTGGTGATGAGCAAAGATGGACTTCAACTGGGGTGGCTTCCCGTGGATGATCGCTTGGTTTACTGGTTCGTGACTCAGAAGTGGACTTCTCCAG ATTTAGATTCCAGGGTAACGCTTGCAAAGGATCCAATGCTCCTCAAAAGCTCGATCGTGGAAGCGATGAACGACTTCCCAACTGATGCGATACAGATGGTGTCAGACAGCGACCTATCTACCGTCCAGTGGACGGAACTGCGGTACCGTCCGCCGTGGGAGATACTGAGGAGAAGCTTTTGGAAAGGCGCGGTTGTGGTGGCTGGGGACGCCATGCATTCGATGGCCCCCTTCCTCGCGCAAGGCGGCGCCGCCTCGTTGGAGGACGCGGTTGTGCTCGCTCGGTGCTTGGCCAAGAAGATCAAGCTAGCCACTGTTGGAGTCCATCGTGGTCCGAGAGGGAGGCCATTATCATTCGAGAAGCCAGCGGTCGAGGAAGCATTCGAACAGTTCAGTAAGGAGCGTAGGGCAAGAGTGTTTTGGCTGACCATGGAGACTTTCTTCGTTGGGTCGATCTTAGGTAGTTCCTCAGGGATCATCAAGCTTCTGGCGGTGCTGTTCATGGCCATCCTCTTCTCGGATAAAACTGGCCACACCCGTTACGATTGCGGTCGTCTCTGA
- the LOC115755477 gene encoding protein BEARSKIN2 encodes MASSGGGVPPGFRFHPTDEELLQYYLKKKISFQKFDMEVIREVDLNKMEPWELQERCRIGSTPQNEWYFFSHKDRKYPTGSRTNRATNAGFWKATGRDKCIRSTHKKIGMRKTLVFYRGRAPHGQKTDWIMHEYRLEDGDDPQGNPNEDGWVVCRVFKKKNLFKIAGNDSGGQTSVGSDQNHHHHHQQLSINSTSNTATHQPRSFMHRDNSLYLHSNHLSPSTAFELNKPELGLHYSSSHHLPQYSLFPSSEALIPTPKLIGYHDYTALQSADAVAQPLMVKQLMTSNSRDQCESGSDSYRYQNCDQGLEVGTCEATQEQMVGARDEAGMSDWGMLSVASGAHNQMGNHNEDDSGSKGVRFEDGTAATSLHPINNLSLRGEMDFWGYGK; translated from the exons ATGGCTTCGTCCGGCGGCGGGGTGCCTCCGGGTTTCCGATTCCACCCGACAGACGAGGAGCTCCTCCAGTACTACCTGAAGAAGAAGATCTCGTTCCAGAAGTTCGACATGGAGGTGATTAGGGAGGTCGACCTGAACAAGATGGAGCCTTGGGAGCTTCAAG AACGATGCAGGATTGGATCGACGCCCCAGAACGAGTGGTACTTCTTCAGCCACAAGGATAGGAAGTACCCGACCGGCTCGAGGACGAACAGAGCGACGAATGCGGGGTTCTGGAAGGCGACGGGGAGGGACAAGTGCATAAGGAGCACCCACAAGAAGATTGGGATGAGGAAGACCCTCGTCTTCTACCGGGGACGGGCTCCCCATGGCCAGAAGACCGACTGGATCATGCACGAGTACCGGCTTGAGGACGGCGACGACCCCCAAGGAAACCCTAAT GAAGACGGGTGGGTGGTATGCAGGGTGTTTAAGAAGAAGAACCTCTTCAAGATTGCCGGCAATGACAGCGGAGGTCAAACCAGCGTCGGCTCCGACCaaaatcaccaccaccaccaccagcaaCTCAGTATCAACAGCACGTCCAACACAGCCACCCATCAACCTCGCTCCTTCATGCACCGAGACAACAGCCTCTACCTCCACTCGAACCACCTCAGCCCGTCGACGGCCTTCGAGCTCAACAAGCCCGAGCTTGGCCTCCACTACTCCTCCTCCCACCACCTCCCACAGTACTCCCTCTTCCCTTCCTCTGAGGCCTTGATCCCGACCCCGAAGTTGATCGGGTACCACGACTACACAGCCCTTCAGTCCGCGGACGCGGTGGCACAGCCCTTGATGGTGAAGCAGCTCATGACGAGCAACTCGAGGGATCAGTGCGAGAGCGGGAGCGACAGCTACAGGTACCAGAACTGCGACCAGGGCCTCGAAGTCGGGACATGCGAGGCGACGCAGGAACAGATGGTCGGAGCGAGAGATGAAGCGGGCATGAGCGATTGGGGCATGCTCAGCGTCGCCAGCGGCGCTCATAATCAGATGGGGAACCATAACGAAGACGATTCCGGTTCGAAGGGTGTGAGGTTTGAGGACGGGACGGCAGCGACTTCTCTGCACCCGATCAACAATCTCTCCCTAAGGGGCGAGATGGACTTCTGGGGTTACGGCAAGTGA